A window of the Streptomyces finlayi genome harbors these coding sequences:
- a CDS encoding SpaA isopeptide-forming pilin-related protein, producing the protein MHARIVRGAVRSAALAAAVTGTLTWAPTASAQPSEPTPSASTSPIETPAPDAGSIAITKKDTAGDVLSGAAFLLLDATGQETGRGKTDAQGKLTFPDLPPGIYRLKETFSGSPLHEVVADQDVIVTPGATARLTITDPFKAAKVLLQAKDDKTGKLLPGSTVNIGTGSDTLLTLTTGSQGTATGELPMTSRKTEFWVKQVKAPQGYDLYKPAKTFAAGPGAPVTVTVTNAKTSTTPKPDPSEKPTDKPTPKPDDPSEKPTDKTTDIPSDGAQPTPADSATPDAESSLLPEATATEETTPKTPTGSLAHTGADATPWILGSGGLFVVAGSAALIAARRRRTDSSTDDGPSES; encoded by the coding sequence GTGCATGCTCGTATCGTCCGCGGCGCCGTCCGATCGGCTGCCCTCGCCGCCGCGGTGACCGGCACCCTCACCTGGGCGCCAACCGCATCCGCCCAGCCGTCCGAGCCGACACCCTCCGCCTCCACCTCTCCCATCGAGACCCCCGCTCCGGACGCAGGCAGCATCGCGATCACCAAGAAGGACACCGCCGGGGACGTTCTGTCGGGCGCGGCGTTCCTCCTCCTCGATGCCACCGGTCAAGAGACCGGGCGCGGGAAGACCGACGCACAGGGGAAGCTGACCTTCCCCGACCTCCCTCCCGGCATCTATCGGCTGAAGGAAACGTTTTCCGGAAGCCCGCTCCACGAGGTCGTTGCCGACCAAGACGTCATCGTCACCCCAGGCGCGACCGCGCGGCTGACGATCACCGACCCGTTCAAAGCCGCCAAGGTCCTCCTCCAGGCCAAGGACGACAAGACGGGAAAGCTCTTGCCCGGCTCCACCGTGAACATCGGAACGGGCAGCGACACGCTGCTCACCCTCACTACCGGGTCGCAGGGGACGGCCACGGGTGAGCTGCCCATGACCAGCCGAAAGACTGAGTTCTGGGTCAAGCAGGTCAAGGCTCCCCAGGGCTACGACCTCTACAAGCCCGCGAAGACCTTCGCCGCAGGCCCCGGTGCCCCGGTCACCGTGACCGTCACCAACGCCAAGACCTCAACCACACCGAAGCCCGACCCGTCCGAGAAGCCGACGGACAAGCCCACGCCGAAGCCCGACGACCCCTCCGAGAAGCCGACGGACAAGACGACCGACATCCCCTCAGACGGGGCGCAGCCCACCCCCGCCGACTCCGCCACACCGGACGCCGAATCCTCACTTCTCCCGGAGGCAACCGCGACCGAGGAAACGACGCCGAAGACCCCGACCGGCTCCCTCGCCCATACCGGAGCCGACGCGACCCCGTGGATCCTCGGCAGTGGCGGACTCTTCGTCGTCGCGGGCAGCGCCGCCCTCATCGCGGCTCGCCGCCGACGCACGGACAGTTCCACCGACGACGGACCTAGCGAGAGCTGA
- a CDS encoding DUF317 domain-containing protein, which produces MSPDPLGGLDSAEAVKILPRHLAGPGPMDLKTAWPFPFDENWALHQLDEDTAYTHSPCLRLWTRFAAHPTSLDKGTWTIAANHRPFESAVWRISLDATTPIELLHDLHARLLDLYLEDRDSDHDRLFADTTAPHEAYTPLLARGWSHDIKTDGTQTFRSPDGHGTVRHWYAADGILGSAGPQWLAWSGPKPRPHWQARFSFSTPPTLVAAFTASLISTEPLQRTVQDIAFPTRQHLRVANPTTKQPPSYSPVAPPPAASAAGRPR; this is translated from the coding sequence ATGTCTCCCGATCCCCTCGGCGGCCTCGACTCAGCCGAGGCCGTGAAGATCCTCCCGCGCCATCTCGCCGGCCCCGGTCCTATGGACCTCAAGACGGCCTGGCCCTTCCCCTTCGACGAGAACTGGGCACTGCACCAGCTCGATGAGGACACGGCCTATACCCACAGCCCGTGTCTGCGCCTGTGGACCCGCTTCGCCGCGCACCCCACAAGTCTGGACAAGGGGACGTGGACCATCGCTGCAAACCATCGCCCATTCGAATCGGCGGTCTGGCGGATCTCGCTCGACGCCACCACCCCCATCGAGCTGCTGCACGACCTCCACGCCCGCCTTCTCGACCTCTACCTGGAAGACCGCGACAGCGACCACGACCGGCTGTTCGCGGACACAACGGCACCGCATGAGGCGTACACACCGTTGCTCGCCCGCGGCTGGAGCCACGACATCAAGACCGACGGCACCCAGACCTTCCGCTCCCCGGATGGGCACGGCACCGTGCGGCACTGGTATGCGGCCGACGGAATCCTCGGCTCCGCCGGACCTCAATGGCTGGCCTGGAGCGGACCCAAGCCAAGACCGCACTGGCAAGCGCGCTTCTCGTTCAGCACGCCCCCGACACTCGTCGCGGCCTTCACCGCCTCGCTGATCTCCACCGAACCGTTGCAGCGCACCGTCCAGGACATCGCCTTCCCCACACGCCAGCACCTCCGCGTCGCCAACCCGACAACCAAGCAACCGCCCAGCTACTCACCCGTCGCCCCGCCGCCAGCAGCCTCGGCTGCCGGCCGTCCTCGATGA
- a CDS encoding class I SAM-dependent methyltransferase yields MWKYQDETRTAYDGVVELYASLFANRLETQPFARNMIGTFAELVRGTGNLRAADVGCGPGHLTAMLHDLGLDSFGLDLSPAMVAHARRAHPGLRFDEARMEALPVEDGALGGVLAHYAMIHTPPEELPALLDELVRVLAPGGLLLASFFGTEGPEPVRFDHKVAPAYSWPADQFAELLTGAGLVMVARLLHDPASERGFLDTHLLARSP; encoded by the coding sequence GTGTGGAAATACCAGGACGAGACCAGGACGGCCTACGACGGGGTCGTCGAACTGTATGCATCGCTGTTCGCTAATCGGTTGGAGACGCAGCCGTTCGCGCGGAACATGATCGGCACCTTCGCCGAGCTCGTGCGTGGCACGGGGAACCTACGGGCAGCCGACGTCGGGTGCGGACCCGGCCACTTGACGGCCATGCTGCACGACTTGGGGTTGGACTCCTTCGGGCTTGACCTCTCCCCGGCTATGGTCGCCCACGCCCGGCGGGCCCATCCGGGGCTGCGGTTCGACGAAGCACGAATGGAGGCCCTGCCGGTCGAGGACGGCGCGCTTGGTGGAGTGTTGGCCCACTACGCGATGATCCATACCCCGCCTGAAGAATTGCCCGCGCTACTCGATGAGCTGGTGCGTGTCCTGGCACCAGGGGGCCTGCTCCTGGCGTCCTTCTTCGGAACCGAGGGGCCGGAGCCTGTCCGCTTCGACCACAAGGTGGCGCCTGCCTATAGCTGGCCGGCGGACCAGTTTGCCGAGTTGCTGACCGGGGCCGGACTCGTCATGGTGGCTCGGTTGCTCCACGACCCGGCGTCAGAGCGGGGCTTCCTCGACACCCACCTACTGGCCCGCAGCCCGTAG
- a CDS encoding GFA family protein, translated as MHGPWVSPNREDSYARSPSGVDLPPLWCRAIPNASASVQRCGKLPQEIRVLAPEEPPMAESIVVPDLWTGHCQCGDHAYQATGIPNDPHLCSCEHCTRLSGAPAMAWVGFHRDALKWTGPVGAPTYFSTWLLRTTEASRGQ; from the coding sequence ATGCATGGCCCTTGGGTATCGCCGAACCGTGAAGACTCGTACGCGCGTTCACCGTCAGGGGTGGACTTGCCGCCTCTTTGGTGTCGGGCAATACCGAACGCCAGCGCGAGCGTGCAGAGGTGCGGCAAGCTGCCGCAGGAAATCAGAGTTCTCGCACCAGAGGAGCCACCCATGGCCGAGTCGATCGTCGTCCCCGACCTATGGACCGGGCACTGTCAGTGTGGCGACCACGCGTACCAGGCGACCGGTATTCCGAACGACCCCCACCTCTGCTCCTGCGAGCACTGCACGCGCCTGTCCGGAGCGCCGGCGATGGCGTGGGTCGGATTCCACAGGGACGCTCTGAAGTGGACGGGCCCGGTAGGTGCGCCGACGTACTTCTCCACTTGGCTTCTCCGAACTACCGAGGCGTCCCGTGGTCAGTGA
- a CDS encoding site-specific integrase: MTSTATHVGSSFVPRVTSMVGAEALTLMNRFPYRERPSTWEATSVTREEVLKRLIRPPLRAVEPSAQANRMFGARLLLDWLMTFPGETWQQRWQKSPAHGQHIASQGWRDAFAAWARPEGRVSRRETLLVGLLALLCADAVRPDPEFLIGSRSRHLRPALETTRDPEGFARLRASLPTNISAANISSGLKTIAEILACRGGAIEDIVVGDLLLWQSKNPSNSNGRIQLAYTWLRDLGLFPADAPHTLFRISNRTGQLTPADLVDRYELQCRPIRDLLVAYLSHRSVGLDFTTLQALTISLALRFWGDLERHHPGIDSLRLPAEVITAWKVRLATKTVRKRLPDGSFREFTEPRRGAIGIKTQVRAFYLDLAEWAVEDPGQWAAWVAPCPISEAECSGRKAEKQLKARMDQRTRERLPALPTLVKTAHRLLKEATMRLDALNAAPLGSDFSVLGETFRVPRFSKCADGRPIHAWDAKGTRRSFAGEERSAFWGWAAIEILRQTGIRIEELLELGHHSIVTYKLPTTGQTVPLLQIAPSKTDQERLVLVTPELADVLSTVVSRVRGSDGRVPVLRSYDHYERVWNPPMPLLFQDRSGGYLRPLSRATIRRGLDVTLLASGLTDSAGDPLIFQPHDFRRIFITDSILNGLPPHIAQVIAGHDHIGTTMGYAAIYPTDAIEAHRAFIARRRALRPADEYRTVTPEEWGEFLGHFERRKLALGDCGRAYGTDCAHEHACVRCPVLIVHATERPRLVEIRDNLLARILEAEREGWFGEIEGLQSSLTHAEEKLAQLDAQISQKQESVDLGIPTFREIAARTSGVATPPGPA; this comes from the coding sequence CACAAGCATGGTGGGCGCCGAAGCGCTCACGCTGATGAACCGATTCCCGTATCGGGAACGACCAAGCACGTGGGAAGCGACCTCGGTCACGCGTGAAGAGGTCCTTAAGCGGCTGATTCGCCCACCGCTACGAGCTGTGGAACCCAGCGCCCAGGCGAATCGGATGTTCGGGGCCCGTCTCCTCCTCGACTGGCTAATGACTTTTCCGGGAGAAACCTGGCAACAGCGCTGGCAGAAGAGCCCTGCCCACGGCCAGCACATTGCGTCGCAGGGGTGGCGGGATGCCTTCGCAGCCTGGGCCCGCCCGGAAGGGCGAGTATCTCGCCGTGAAACGCTCCTCGTCGGGCTGCTGGCGCTGCTCTGCGCGGATGCCGTCAGACCCGACCCGGAATTCCTCATCGGGTCAAGATCGCGGCATCTTCGGCCGGCTCTGGAGACCACACGCGACCCCGAGGGGTTCGCCCGCTTGAGGGCTTCACTGCCGACGAACATCTCGGCTGCGAATATCTCGTCCGGACTGAAGACCATCGCGGAGATCTTGGCCTGCCGAGGCGGTGCCATCGAGGACATCGTCGTCGGCGATCTGCTGCTCTGGCAGAGCAAGAATCCGAGCAACAGCAATGGACGAATCCAGCTCGCCTACACCTGGCTACGCGACTTGGGTCTCTTTCCAGCAGACGCACCGCACACACTGTTCCGGATCTCGAACCGCACCGGGCAACTCACCCCAGCGGACCTTGTCGACCGCTACGAACTGCAGTGCCGTCCGATCCGCGACCTCTTGGTCGCCTACCTCTCCCATCGGTCCGTAGGGCTCGACTTCACGACACTGCAGGCGCTCACGATCTCGCTGGCGCTTCGGTTCTGGGGCGACCTGGAGCGGCATCATCCGGGCATCGACTCTCTTCGGCTTCCTGCCGAGGTGATCACTGCCTGGAAGGTCCGCCTCGCCACGAAGACCGTCCGCAAGCGTCTGCCCGACGGATCATTTCGTGAGTTCACAGAGCCACGCCGAGGTGCAATCGGGATCAAAACCCAGGTCAGAGCCTTCTACCTGGACCTGGCGGAGTGGGCAGTGGAAGACCCCGGCCAGTGGGCTGCCTGGGTGGCGCCCTGCCCGATCAGCGAAGCCGAGTGCTCGGGAAGAAAGGCTGAGAAGCAGCTCAAGGCCCGCATGGACCAACGTACTCGCGAGCGCCTGCCGGCGCTGCCCACGCTGGTGAAGACGGCTCACCGCCTGCTGAAAGAGGCCACGATGCGTCTCGATGCACTCAACGCTGCCCCGCTCGGTTCGGATTTCAGCGTGCTTGGTGAGACGTTCAGGGTTCCGCGCTTCAGTAAATGCGCTGACGGGCGTCCGATCCATGCCTGGGATGCGAAGGGCACCCGGCGCTCGTTCGCGGGTGAGGAGCGCAGCGCATTCTGGGGGTGGGCTGCCATCGAGATCTTGCGGCAGACCGGCATCCGCATCGAGGAACTCCTCGAGCTGGGGCATCACAGCATCGTCACCTACAAGCTCCCTACCACCGGACAGACCGTTCCACTCTTGCAGATCGCCCCGTCGAAGACGGATCAAGAGCGACTTGTCTTGGTCACGCCGGAGCTGGCGGACGTGTTAAGCACGGTCGTCTCTCGAGTCCGAGGCTCGGACGGAAGAGTCCCTGTTCTTCGTAGCTATGACCACTATGAACGGGTCTGGAACCCGCCGATGCCTCTCCTGTTCCAGGATCGCTCTGGTGGCTACCTGCGTCCGCTGTCACGAGCGACGATCCGTCGGGGACTCGACGTCACCTTGTTGGCCTCAGGTCTGACGGACAGCGCGGGTGACCCCCTCATCTTCCAGCCCCACGACTTCCGCCGGATCTTCATCACGGACTCCATCCTCAACGGCCTGCCACCTCACATCGCCCAGGTCATCGCTGGTCACGACCACATCGGAACGACGATGGGATACGCCGCGATCTACCCCACTGATGCCATCGAGGCACATCGAGCGTTCATCGCCCGGCGCCGGGCTCTGCGGCCTGCCGATGAATACCGCACCGTCACACCTGAGGAATGGGGAGAGTTTCTCGGACACTTTGAGCGCCGCAAGCTCGCCCTGGGCGACTGCGGCCGTGCATACGGAACTGACTGTGCTCACGAACACGCTTGTGTCCGATGCCCCGTCCTGATCGTCCACGCGACAGAGCGTCCCCGGCTTGTCGAAATCCGCGACAACCTCCTCGCGCGCATCTTGGAAGCCGAAAGGGAAGGCTGGTTCGGCGAGATCGAGGGGCTGCAGAGCAGCCTGACCCACGCCGAGGAGAAGCTTGCCCAACTCGACGCCCAGATCTCCCAGAAGCAGGAGTCTGTCGACCTGGGGATTCCTACCTTCCGGGAGATCGCTGCTCGTACCAGTGGGGTGGCAACCCCGCCGGGGCCTGCGTGA